One Solanum lycopersicum chromosome 4, SLM_r2.1 DNA window includes the following coding sequences:
- the LOC138348041 gene encoding uncharacterized protein, with translation MFFYLTTLSLQKFIYENVPVMSDETLPDEKFLVTEAWTHSDFLCKNYILSGLQDDLYNVYSNVKTSKELWDALEKNYKRDDAGMKKFTVAKFLDYKMIDSKTVATQVQELQVIIHDLHAEGINLFNAYDFKNYLKHKRKAKTIEDLIVRLRIEEDNNAAEQRSRGNSAIYGVNFVEEDPTKLKKRKKASGPKRNPPKKKFNGNCFNCSKHGHRATECGGPKKDKKKKDRSNLAESKGEKNDLCPMLSECNLVGNPREWWIDSGT, from the exons atgttcttctatctcactacgttgagtctgcagaagttcatttatgagaatgttcctgttatgtcagatgaaactctGCCTGATGAAaaattcttggtaacagaagcatggacacactcagattttttgtgtaaaaattatattctgagtggcctgcaagatgatctgtacaatgtgtatAGCAAtgtcaaaacctcaaaagaactctgggatgctttagaaaagaattACAAAAGAGATGATGCCGGAATGAAAAAATTCActgtggcaaaatttctggactataagatgatagacagtaagaccgtcgccacccaagttcaagaactgcaagtcataatccatgatctccatGCTGAAGGTATAAATCTATTTAATGcttat gacttcaaaaactacttgaaacataaACGCAAGGCGAAGACtattgaagatctcatagtaaggttgagaatcgaagaggataataacGCTGCAGAACAaaggtcacgtggtaattcagcaatatatggagtaaattttgttgaagaagatcccacaaaattaaagaaaagaaagaaagcatctggtccaaaaagaaatcctcctaagaagaaattcaatggaaactgcttcAACTGtagtaaacatggtcatagagCTACTGAATGTgggggtcctaagaaggacaagaaaaagaaggatcgaTCAAACTTGGCTGAATCTAAAGGAGAAAAGAACGATCTCTGTccaatgctttcagaatgtaacttggttggaaatccaagagaatggtggatagattctggtaCCTAA